One region of Corvus moneduloides isolate bCorMon1 chromosome 1, bCorMon1.pri, whole genome shotgun sequence genomic DNA includes:
- the MRPL55 gene encoding 39S ribosomal protein L55, mitochondrial, which translates to MAASRALSALRLQAAFRPPLAACVRSNSNRAAISHLHRQLYGRLYPVLLVNTDGSTVRLRYREPKRILMLPLDSSTLPEAERKARLRRHFPSKPKAKEEETFEGIDLDTYKKFWKK; encoded by the exons ATGGCGGCGAGCCGGGCACTGAG TGCCCTGCGCCTCCAGGCCGCGTTCCGGCCGCCGCTCGCCGCCTGCGTCCGCAGCAACTCCAACCGCGCCGCCATCTCCCACCTGCACCGGCAGCTCTACGGCCGCCTCTACCCCGTGCTGCTGGTCAACACCGACGGCTCCACCGTCCGCCTGCGCTACAGGGAGCCCAAGAGGATCCTCATG ctgcccctggaCAGCAGCACGCTGCCCGAAGCCGAGCGCAAGGCTCGCCTGCGCCGGCACTTCCCCAGCAAGCCCAAGGCCAAGGAGGAGGAAACCTTCGAGGGCATCGACTTGGACACCTACAAGAAGTTCTGGAAGAAGTGA
- the GUK1 gene encoding guanylate kinase isoform X1 codes for MILGRMRGAGIARAVMQGPRPVVLSGPSGAGKSTLLKKLLKDYENIFGFSVSHTTRQPRPGEVNGKDYHFVTREEMQKEIDAGEFIEHAEFSGNMYGTSKGAVQAVQAQNQICVLDIDIQGVKNIKKTDLNPIYISVQPPSIEILEKRLRDRKTEMEESLLKRLTAARVDLELSKEPGLFDLIIINDDLEKAYSELKEVLLEEIKKTQESRKS; via the exons atGATCCTCGGGCGGATGCGCGGGGCGGGGATCGCCCGGGCGG TCATGCAGGGACCAAGGCCAGTGGTTCTGAGTGGCCCATCGGGTGCAGGGAAAAGCACTTTGTTAAAGAAATTGCTCAAAGATTATGAGAACATCTTCGGCTTCAGCGTCTCCC ATACCACAAGGCAGCCAAGACCTGGAGAAGTGAATGGCAAAG attATCACTTTGTGACCAGAgaggaaatgcagaaagaaattgATGCTGGTGAATTCATTGAGCACGCAGAGTTCTCTGGGAATATGTATGGAACAAG TAAAGGAGCTGTGCAGGCCGTGCAGGCCCAGAACCAGATCTGTGTCCTCGACATCGACATCCAGGGCGTGAAGAACATCAAGAAGACCGACCTGAACCCCATCTACATCTCGGTGCAGCCGCCGTCCATTGAGATCCTG GAGAAAAGACTACGGGACCGAAAGACTGAGATGGAAGAGAGTTTACTGAAGCGTTTGACTGCAGCCCGCGTGGACCTGGAGCTCA GTAAAGAGCCTGGGCTGTTCGACCTGATCATCATTAACGATGATTTAGAAAAGGCCTATTCCGAATTgaaggaggtgctgctggag GAAATCAAGAAGACCCAAGAATCCAGGAAGTCCTGA
- the GUK1 gene encoding guanylate kinase isoform X2 yields the protein MQGPRPVVLSGPSGAGKSTLLKKLLKDYENIFGFSVSHTTRQPRPGEVNGKDYHFVTREEMQKEIDAGEFIEHAEFSGNMYGTSKGAVQAVQAQNQICVLDIDIQGVKNIKKTDLNPIYISVQPPSIEILEKRLRDRKTEMEESLLKRLTAARVDLELSKEPGLFDLIIINDDLEKAYSELKEVLLEEIKKTQESRKS from the exons ATGCAGGGACCAAGGCCAGTGGTTCTGAGTGGCCCATCGGGTGCAGGGAAAAGCACTTTGTTAAAGAAATTGCTCAAAGATTATGAGAACATCTTCGGCTTCAGCGTCTCCC ATACCACAAGGCAGCCAAGACCTGGAGAAGTGAATGGCAAAG attATCACTTTGTGACCAGAgaggaaatgcagaaagaaattgATGCTGGTGAATTCATTGAGCACGCAGAGTTCTCTGGGAATATGTATGGAACAAG TAAAGGAGCTGTGCAGGCCGTGCAGGCCCAGAACCAGATCTGTGTCCTCGACATCGACATCCAGGGCGTGAAGAACATCAAGAAGACCGACCTGAACCCCATCTACATCTCGGTGCAGCCGCCGTCCATTGAGATCCTG GAGAAAAGACTACGGGACCGAAAGACTGAGATGGAAGAGAGTTTACTGAAGCGTTTGACTGCAGCCCGCGTGGACCTGGAGCTCA GTAAAGAGCCTGGGCTGTTCGACCTGATCATCATTAACGATGATTTAGAAAAGGCCTATTCCGAATTgaaggaggtgctgctggag GAAATCAAGAAGACCCAAGAATCCAGGAAGTCCTGA